In Desulfosediminicola ganghwensis, a single window of DNA contains:
- a CDS encoding tyrosine-type recombinase/integrase, whose protein sequence is MEEVGRLLGCIDNLKHRVLLKTIYSAGLSVGEAIRLKPEHIESDPSRMVIRVQQGKGRKDRYTVLSRQLLPELRTYWQEYKPKLWLFPGQKPGTHIRSASVSMMLYAAKKKSA, encoded by the coding sequence ATGGAAGAGGTAGGCCGTCTTCTGGGCTGCATTGATAACCTTAAACACCGGGTTCTGCTCAAGACCATCTACAGCGCAGGGCTTAGTGTCGGGGAAGCTATTCGCCTCAAGCCGGAGCATATTGAAAGCGATCCGTCCAGGATGGTAATCAGGGTCCAACAGGGCAAGGGACGCAAGGATCGCTATACGGTTCTGTCCAGACAGTTGCTCCCTGAACTGCGGACCTATTGGCAGGAGTACAAGCCCAAGCTGTGGTTGTTTCCCGGCCAGAAGCCCGGAACCCATATCAGAAGTGCTTCCGTCTCGATGATGCTCTACGCAGCTAAAAAAAAATCGGCTTAA
- a CDS encoding IS4 family transposase, whose translation MAHSSTILNQIASFFPRHDFEKLARKHHHGQKFRSFNRWSQFLAMTIAQLTSRKSLRDLVSNLAVQKSRLYHLGMRPTSRATLARVNEQQPYETFKAMFFQLLHKCQANAPKHRFKFKGKIYLLDATMVNLCLSVFPWANYRKTKGAMKLHFGLDASGYLPVFMDMTEGKKHEIEWARSLNLPAGSCVVFDRGFTDYTWYETLDKRKITFVTRLKSNAKVYRYGNRRKPDSPDVLEDQKIKIPGYQFTFRRIIYVDPETGIEYQFVTNSRKLKASEVAAIYKERWQIELFFKWIKQQLKVKTFLGTSENAVLTQLWIALCVYLMLSYFKFMAKFKGSLTQLLRLLQLNIFERRPLADLLKPPDKPGKTQFSPQLALWN comes from the coding sequence ATGGCTCATTCTAGCACAATCCTAAATCAGATTGCTTCATTTTTCCCAAGACATGATTTTGAGAAACTGGCAAGAAAGCATCATCATGGACAAAAGTTTCGCTCCTTCAACAGATGGAGCCAGTTTCTCGCCATGACTATAGCCCAACTCACTTCCAGAAAGAGCCTTCGTGACTTAGTCAGCAACCTGGCCGTTCAAAAGTCTCGTTTGTATCATTTGGGTATGAGGCCAACTAGTCGGGCCACCTTGGCTCGTGTCAATGAGCAACAGCCTTATGAGACTTTCAAAGCCATGTTCTTTCAGCTTTTGCATAAGTGCCAGGCGAATGCTCCGAAGCATAGGTTCAAGTTCAAGGGTAAAATTTATTTACTCGATGCAACGATGGTCAATCTCTGTCTCTCAGTGTTTCCGTGGGCTAACTACCGCAAAACCAAGGGTGCCATGAAATTGCATTTTGGCCTTGATGCAAGTGGCTATCTTCCAGTCTTCATGGATATGACGGAGGGCAAAAAACATGAAATCGAATGGGCACGATCTCTTAACCTGCCTGCCGGTTCTTGTGTAGTTTTTGACCGAGGGTTCACCGATTACACTTGGTACGAGACCCTCGACAAACGCAAAATAACGTTCGTAACACGGCTTAAAAGTAATGCAAAAGTCTATCGCTACGGCAACCGACGTAAACCCGATTCTCCTGATGTTCTTGAAGACCAAAAGATAAAAATTCCAGGATATCAGTTCACTTTTCGACGGATTATCTATGTTGATCCAGAAACGGGCATTGAGTATCAGTTTGTGACAAATTCGAGGAAACTCAAAGCATCAGAGGTTGCTGCAATTTATAAAGAACGCTGGCAAATCGAACTGTTCTTTAAGTGGATCAAGCAACAACTAAAAGTGAAGACGTTTCTTGGAACATCTGAAAACGCAGTACTTACACAGCTATGGATTGCCCTCTGTGTCTATCTAATGCTGTCGTATTTTAAATTCATGGCCAAATTCAAAGGATCGCTCACGCAACTGCTCAGGCTATTGCAATTGAACATTTTTGAAAGAAGACCGTTGGCTGACTTGTTAAAGCCGCCTGACAAACCAGGAAAAACACAATTTTCGCCACAACTTGCATTGTGGAATTAA
- a CDS encoding esterase/lipase family protein produces the protein MRLLFIHGWSVTNTKTYGELPQALSSAAISFDLDLNIQHLYLGRYISFRDEVTVDDLARALDQALRDLPENNGKHSIAPFSCITHSTGGPVVRYWIDKYYSEKGLEFLPLKHLVMLAPANHGSALAKLGKTRVGRIKAWFQGVEPGQRILDWLSLGSDGQWSLNQKYLDYDYINSGFYPFVLTGQGIDEKFYDFVNSYLVENGSDGVVRVAGANMNYRYLSLAQSRDQIIRKRPITFALLPEGNVRIPEKMSIGVYNEYSHSGTRMGIMRSVESDDINSPIVTGILKCLKVESPKTYEERAKELDKLTEQQQAGEDKYCMLIFNIQDDHGEQIGKGNYDLFLLAGKQYKPELLPKGFFKDRQMNDATGRLIYYLNYEKMKEIKDGQFGLRIVARPSKGFSYYCAGEFRSNGIPVESILSPNQTTYVDVRLHRFVDKNVFRFDPAQDGSGSFKNIKPSGNTVK, from the coding sequence ATGAGACTTCTTTTTATTCATGGGTGGAGTGTGACCAATACCAAAACCTACGGAGAATTACCCCAAGCACTTTCAAGTGCTGCGATATCATTTGATCTTGATCTAAATATTCAGCATCTTTACCTCGGAAGATACATTAGTTTTAGGGATGAAGTTACAGTAGATGATCTCGCAAGAGCTTTGGACCAAGCTCTACGCGATCTCCCTGAAAATAATGGTAAACATAGTATTGCTCCTTTTTCGTGTATCACTCATTCTACAGGCGGGCCTGTAGTCAGATATTGGATTGATAAGTATTACAGTGAAAAAGGTTTAGAGTTCTTGCCTCTAAAGCATCTTGTCATGCTTGCACCTGCTAATCATGGATCTGCGCTAGCTAAATTAGGTAAAACTAGAGTAGGTCGAATAAAAGCCTGGTTTCAAGGTGTTGAACCAGGGCAAAGGATTTTGGACTGGCTAAGTTTAGGTAGCGATGGTCAGTGGTCTCTTAACCAAAAGTATCTTGATTATGACTATATCAATAGTGGTTTCTATCCATTTGTTTTAACTGGGCAGGGTATTGATGAAAAGTTCTATGATTTTGTTAATAGCTATTTAGTTGAAAATGGGTCTGACGGTGTCGTTCGAGTTGCTGGAGCAAATATGAATTATCGATATTTATCCCTAGCGCAGAGTAGAGATCAAATTATACGCAAAAGACCAATTACCTTTGCTCTATTGCCTGAAGGTAATGTGAGAATTCCTGAGAAGATGTCTATTGGTGTATATAATGAGTATAGCCATTCTGGAACCAGAATGGGTATTATGCGGAGTGTAGAGAGTGATGATATTAATTCCCCAATTGTAACTGGTATCCTAAAATGTTTAAAAGTAGAAAGCCCAAAAACATATGAAGAAAGAGCTAAGGAGCTGGACAAACTAACTGAGCAGCAGCAAGCAGGAGAAGATAAATATTGCATGCTAATTTTTAATATACAAGATGATCACGGAGAGCAGATTGGGAAAGGTAACTATGATCTTTTCTTGCTAGCCGGAAAACAATACAAGCCTGAACTGTTACCGAAGGGTTTCTTTAAAGATAGACAGATGAACGATGCCACCGGCAGATTAATCTACTACTTGAATTATGAAAAAATGAAAGAAATTAAAGATGGTCAGTTTGGACTCCGCATTGTTGCTCGTCCTTCGAAAGGATTTTCGTATTATTGTGCTGGTGAGTTCCGTTCAAATGGTATTCCTGTTGAATCTATTTTAAGCCCAAACCAAACCACTTACGTGGATGTCAGATTACATAGGTTTGTCGATAAAAATGTATTTCGTTTCGATCCTGCTCAAGATGGTTCGGGGAGCTTTAAGAACATTAAACCTTCTGGTAATACAGTGAAATAG
- a CDS encoding NUDIX domain-containing protein → MPKSYPEIIVSAIILNDNHEVLLLNSFKTFNKLTLPGGHLELGESLISGVKREVYEETGLTPKNFKLYKFVEFIYGKSFWKEKHFIFFYYTCRSKKQKVLLNEEHQDFVWYPLSSIKDSTGIDPSAQSILEQYINEEVTDIS, encoded by the coding sequence ATGCCTAAATCATACCCTGAAATAATTGTCTCTGCGATTATATTGAATGATAATCATGAAGTTCTATTGCTTAACTCATTCAAAACATTTAACAAACTAACACTTCCAGGCGGACATCTTGAGCTAGGTGAAAGCTTAATAAGTGGGGTCAAGCGAGAAGTTTACGAGGAGACAGGTTTAACTCCGAAGAATTTTAAACTTTACAAATTCGTCGAATTTATTTATGGCAAGTCCTTTTGGAAAGAAAAGCATTTTATCTTTTTTTATTATACTTGTAGGTCAAAAAAGCAGAAGGTGCTTTTGAATGAGGAGCATCAAGATTTTGTTTGGTACCCACTTTCTTCAATTAAAGACTCTACAGGTATTGATCCATCTGCCCAATCAATACTTGAACAATATATCAATGAAGAAGTAACTGATATTAGTTAA
- a CDS encoding radical SAM protein → MNNLKVSGVCWTTTVDCNMKCPICYAYYNNKDINPIISTKEKFLIIDRLVDEFELKKISFGGGEPLLTKDIFELIQYAKLKGLKVALHTNGKLLGREKLQRLNNILDELSIPLDGAYAEQHALHRSDNKHYEEILSLLEIVKSYNIKTDISTVVTKKNVSKLKDIFLILKKHSVYKWKVFRFYPLGRGYVNSKEFFLTEDEFLKNTLFLKSSDDSIQVDIRNSNARTMRSYINITPNGEISMICGSSYKSFGRILQLNDISKVLLREDFNFDGHQIRHWREK, encoded by the coding sequence ATGAATAACTTAAAAGTTTCTGGCGTGTGTTGGACAACGACTGTCGATTGTAATATGAAATGCCCAATATGTTACGCATATTACAATAATAAAGATATTAATCCCATAATCTCAACTAAAGAAAAGTTTTTGATCATAGATAGGCTTGTTGATGAATTTGAGTTGAAAAAGATATCCTTTGGGGGTGGGGAGCCTTTGTTAACTAAGGATATATTCGAATTAATTCAATATGCTAAGTTGAAAGGTTTAAAAGTTGCACTGCATACTAATGGAAAGTTGTTGGGTCGTGAGAAATTACAACGTTTAAATAATATCCTAGACGAATTATCAATTCCACTTGATGGTGCTTATGCAGAACAACATGCATTGCATAGGAGTGATAATAAACATTATGAAGAAATTTTGAGTTTGTTGGAGATAGTTAAGAGTTATAACATCAAGACAGATATTTCTACTGTTGTTACAAAAAAAAATGTGTCTAAATTAAAAGATATATTCCTAATACTAAAGAAACATAGTGTCTATAAGTGGAAAGTCTTTAGATTTTATCCTCTTGGAAGAGGTTATGTTAATTCCAAGGAATTTTTTCTTACCGAAGATGAATTCCTTAAAAATACTTTATTTTTAAAAAGTTCTGACGATAGCATTCAGGTGGATATTAGGAACAGTAATGCTAGAACTATGAGGTCATATATCAATATCACTCCAAATGGTGAAATTTCCATGATATGTGGTTCATCATATAAATCATTTGGTCGGATTTTACAATTGAACGATATATCAAAGGTTCTTCTTAGGGAAGACTTTAACTTTGATGGCCACCAGATACGACATTGGAGAGAGAAATAG
- a CDS encoding SIR2 family NAD-dependent protein deacylase: MNKIPPSLINSFKYNNITFFIGSGFSNNANLPLWDDLIGQLEHSLIGDSLNDDQKKFYEKLSPIQKAQYLYDCVGKSDVIAEVKAIFERSVKRTRLHKRLMSFPVKTIITTNWDDLLEEAAKEGSSEVISVIWEDKQMSSIRNGRVLLKMHGTINYSDSIVFSEDDYYDFMRNQTLVKEYISTVLATNTIVFIGYSFNDFNFKILFDYVRDKLQKLSNSSYIFLPNPSDAEVSYLNKRGLKPIVFMASTHQEATECFIDELSGNVSVSALDSEDRLNILNRENSYFYKKAEGQIIRNHSNIGPLGTPFEAEDELLFSTRNLTDLESECAKSWCQLLENGAFAKCLVCLDLYWALSRYPDIDKRQERFKRFLSQYRKYSGSISLVDIGIPTANNINILGNEVCLESKRIWHQQVSYDKVVVHRELPVVAQSISEFDAQFEQVKNANLKEAEKYGFAGSESEMLDKLIERKVELILLAD; encoded by the coding sequence ATGAACAAGATACCGCCGTCATTAATAAATAGTTTTAAATATAATAATATCACATTTTTTATAGGTAGTGGTTTTTCAAATAATGCAAATCTACCATTATGGGACGATTTGATAGGTCAATTAGAGCACTCACTAATTGGTGACTCTTTAAATGACGATCAAAAAAAATTTTATGAGAAACTATCTCCAATTCAAAAAGCTCAGTATTTATATGATTGCGTGGGTAAATCAGATGTTATTGCTGAGGTTAAAGCAATTTTTGAGAGGTCTGTTAAGAGAACCAGATTACATAAAAGGTTAATGTCATTTCCTGTAAAAACAATAATTACAACTAACTGGGATGACTTGTTGGAGGAGGCAGCTAAAGAAGGTTCAAGTGAGGTGATAAGTGTTATTTGGGAAGATAAACAGATGTCCAGCATAAGAAACGGGCGGGTACTGCTTAAAATGCATGGGACGATAAATTATTCAGATTCAATTGTGTTTTCAGAAGACGACTATTATGATTTTATGAGGAATCAGACTCTAGTTAAGGAGTATATATCTACTGTATTAGCTACTAATACTATAGTATTTATTGGTTATAGTTTTAATGATTTTAATTTTAAGATATTGTTTGATTATGTGCGTGATAAACTTCAAAAATTGTCGAATTCGTCATATATTTTTCTCCCTAATCCGAGTGATGCAGAAGTAAGTTATCTCAACAAACGAGGATTAAAGCCCATTGTGTTTATGGCCTCTACGCATCAAGAGGCAACTGAATGTTTTATTGATGAACTGTCTGGTAACGTATCTGTGTCTGCATTAGATTCAGAGGATCGATTAAATATATTAAACAGAGAAAATTCTTACTTTTATAAGAAGGCAGAAGGTCAAATAATCAGGAATCATTCTAATATCGGTCCGCTTGGCACTCCGTTTGAGGCAGAGGATGAATTGCTTTTTTCAACTAGAAATCTTACTGATCTTGAAAGCGAATGTGCTAAATCATGGTGTCAACTACTAGAGAATGGCGCATTTGCTAAATGCTTAGTATGCTTGGACTTATACTGGGCCCTCTCTCGTTACCCAGATATAGATAAAAGGCAGGAGCGGTTTAAGAGATTTTTATCTCAATACAGAAAGTATTCAGGGTCAATCAGTTTGGTTGATATTGGTATTCCAACAGCAAATAATATTAATATATTGGGCAATGAGGTTTGCTTAGAGAGTAAAAGAATTTGGCACCAACAAGTATCGTATGATAAAGTGGTAGTACATCGGGAGCTGCCAGTAGTCGCTCAAAGTATATCTGAATTTGATGCCCAATTTGAACAAGTTAAAAATGCGAATTTAAAGGAAGCTGAAAAATATGGCTTTGCAGGTTCTGAAAGTGAGATGCTTGATAAGTTGATTGAAAGAAAAGTAGAATTAATATTATTAGCAGATTAG
- a CDS encoding radical SAM protein — MKIDKEFIDYFDGNLKQVFLYITDLCNLSCDYCLYKTTIADRSIEYSTACKMLKIFKEYGAKKLTLIGGEPTLYDVENDNKKLMSLIKYSAEIGYEYIRLDTNGQLDSNFLLTSSLKDVSDFAFSLDSHIENVNDKYRGNGSYKRCVSRIKQAIQIGYPTSVTCCVNKSNSSHLSEFVYFLADIGVPVVNFHPLLEMGIERDKFTGFSHIDPQTWINIYSEMRREVENESLPIKVRIPNRYVSRPEYDKEPKAYNYCPVRIGERVLVHPDGNIRICALCIGTKMSIATYDENYINFQEGNLSEIFPSRLKKKPCMSQQKNFNGTVPLCISYKPHQDEYVWNNESYDSM, encoded by the coding sequence ATGAAAATAGATAAAGAATTCATTGATTATTTTGATGGTAACCTGAAGCAGGTTTTTTTGTATATTACAGATCTTTGCAACTTAAGTTGCGATTATTGCCTGTATAAAACGACGATTGCAGATCGTTCAATTGAATATTCTACTGCATGCAAAATGTTAAAAATATTCAAAGAATATGGTGCGAAAAAGCTAACCCTAATTGGTGGAGAACCGACATTATACGATGTTGAAAATGACAATAAGAAATTGATGTCATTAATAAAATATAGTGCTGAGATTGGATATGAATATATTCGTCTTGATACTAATGGTCAACTCGATTCGAATTTTTTATTAACATCATCACTGAAAGATGTATCAGATTTTGCATTTAGCCTTGATAGTCACATAGAAAATGTAAACGACAAATATAGAGGTAATGGATCTTATAAAAGGTGTGTAAGTAGGATTAAACAGGCTATTCAAATAGGATATCCTACATCTGTTACATGTTGTGTCAATAAATCTAATTCAAGTCATTTGTCTGAATTTGTATATTTCTTGGCAGATATAGGTGTTCCGGTCGTAAATTTTCACCCCTTATTGGAAATGGGCATAGAAAGAGATAAGTTTACAGGTTTTTCCCATATTGATCCTCAAACATGGATTAATATTTATAGTGAAATGAGGAGAGAGGTTGAGAACGAGAGTCTCCCTATAAAGGTCCGAATTCCAAACCGATATGTGTCAAGGCCGGAGTATGATAAGGAGCCTAAAGCTTATAACTATTGCCCCGTAAGAATTGGGGAGAGAGTACTTGTACACCCGGATGGAAATATAAGGATATGTGCTCTATGTATCGGGACAAAGATGAGCATTGCTACTTATGATGAAAATTATATTAATTTTCAAGAAGGCAATCTTAGTGAAATATTTCCATCTCGACTAAAAAAGAAGCCATGTATGAGTCAACAGAAAAACTTTAATGGTACAGTCCCACTTTGCATTTCTTACAAGCCTCATCAGGATGAGTATGTATGGAATAATGAAAGCTATGATAGCATGTAA
- the cyaB gene encoding class IV adenylate cyclase: protein MSFNNTEIEIKLVVDPGEYERVKNELDEMAQYIGETDQVDHYFSPSNEGYMDEEYPYKWLSVRERGGRNILNFKHFYPEGGEKHSHCDEYETEISSPSALKNILKELNIVKLVTVSKNRIVYLYKNDFEISLDRVENLGCFVEIEATKDHGGVDKTREKIMDVVLLLKLDSSRVDYRGYPFQLLEK, encoded by the coding sequence ATGTCATTTAACAATACTGAAATAGAGATAAAGCTGGTAGTTGATCCAGGTGAATATGAGAGGGTTAAAAATGAGCTAGACGAAATGGCACAGTATATTGGTGAGACAGACCAAGTAGATCATTATTTCTCCCCAAGTAATGAGGGATATATGGACGAAGAGTACCCCTATAAATGGTTGAGTGTTAGAGAAAGGGGTGGGAGAAATATACTGAATTTCAAGCATTTTTACCCAGAAGGAGGGGAAAAACACTCTCACTGTGATGAGTATGAAACTGAGATATCGTCACCGTCCGCATTAAAAAATATATTGAAGGAATTAAATATAGTTAAATTGGTAACCGTTTCAAAGAATAGAATTGTATATTTATATAAGAATGATTTTGAAATATCCCTTGATAGGGTTGAAAATTTAGGATGTTTTGTCGAAATTGAAGCTACAAAAGACCATGGTGGGGTTGACAAAACAAGGGAGAAAATAATGGATGTTGTCCTTTTGCTGAAACTTGATAGTAGTCGTGTCGATTATCGAGGATACCCATTTCAACTTCTAGAGAAATGA